Within Peromyscus leucopus breed LL Stock chromosome 7, UCI_PerLeu_2.1, whole genome shotgun sequence, the genomic segment GATAGGTTGGAGAGCAAAAAGTACATCAGCGTGTGGAGATGGGAATTGACTCAATAATATTTGATGATTAAGATAAATTTACAATATTATGTGGATTATGTTCATGATTGGACCAGCAATATCCCTTGGTACATAATGGCTCCTCCCAAACAAACCCAGCAGATAGTCAGACTCAGAACCTAAATAAAGACAGAAGGGAGAAATTATCTCTGCAAAttatcctttgatctccacatgagTGCTGTTGCATGTACATACTCAACctccaacaccacacacacactcattcatgataataaaaaagaaatctgttatATGCTGTGGAAAGGATTAGTTGCTTAAAGACAATAGCAAAAGTAAAACTGTATTATATAAGTAATAGATTAATTTTAACGAAATTTCATGATTTATACAATTCTTCATTCTCTTGCTTTGAACTTTTATTGAAACATTTGGTTCTTCAATTAAATATGATGATCCACAATGTCAAAATATTGCttttaagaaaaagtaattaaacttTTTAGAGACTACTAAAAATTAggtaatggattttaaaaaacaggTAGTTATGATCTTGTCTTTATTTTGAAACTCAAGAAACATGTAGACcattctttctaaaatttaaaaatcacaaatgatTGCTCAGtaaactgtaataaaaatatcttacCAAATATTAATATTGAAAATATGCAGATATAATAAATAGAACTGAATATGGTATTCTTACCATCAGGATCTGAAAATCAGAGATACTATATTCTCACTTTTGAGTGCACAGTCAATGTATACTTGCTCTCTTGAGATTAGAGTAATAGCAGAAACCCGAGTCTAATGGGAATCTTTGGGTATTGATCCCATGAGATATATACATTATCAGAGTCAGCCTGTGACCACATAATTCATGGACTTTGGTTGCTAAATATCAGATTGGAGCTTAATGTCAAAGGTGTCTCTGTTTCTAAGGAAGCTGTGGAGTCAATTCGTATGTCTACTTGTCCTAAGAACAAACTGTGAGTAGCAACCAAGTATGACTCTGGACTTTAGTGTTAGTGATTATAGCCAGGGACCTCTCTATTCTTCAGTAAAAAACTTAGAAATTATAGTAGGTGTTTTCCTATAATTACGTTTTGGGAAACACCGAAGAAAAGACATATGCAAAATTGCAAGTTAGGTCCTCTTTATTCTCTGATCAGCTGTCAGTCTCTTGAAACATTCTCAAATGTTTGTGCTAACATGCACCTAGCTTCCATTATTATAGTAGGCCTAATAATATACAATAGGGCAGGACATATATCTTCTGATCAGAAATCTAACTTTATTCAATCTTTacaattcttttaaattattctgaTAGTTTCTTAAATATTTGAGGTAAAATTAAACATGGTTTTGATATGTGCATTAGTTTGCTAGGTCTTCAGAATGATATTTCTATAATCTACATTGCTGAAGAACTGAATATCTCCTTTTTCACTCTTCTGAATGCAGATGTTACAAGATCAAATATCATAATGTATTTCTTCCTATATTTAGAGGTATGTTTTTTAATGCAACTTTCTGTATGTGGAGGagttagtttatattttatttttgtctgattCCAAAGAAACATGTCCAACTATGCTAACACTACACATAAAACCACATTCCAACTTAATTTCTTTCCCCAGAAAATTCTCTGAAATATAGTCAGACATTGAAGATTAGAAGGCTTAGTTTTTCACCATTTGAATTATAAATACAACATCAACCCATTGTCATGAGCAACTTCTCTTgtcctttctgtttcttgaatACAAGTTTTCACAAATTGTTTAGACCATCATGTAGAGATACTTTGAATAGCCAGTGGGAAATGTAGATGTTCAGAAAGCTTCACTCTTCTGGTTCAGTCTTCTATTTCACTCTTACAATTACCAAACACTTTGAACAGAAGCATCACAGAAAGTGTTACTAACAATAACAATGGCAATATGTTAGGTGCTTCCTGAGACTTAGCAGGCTTGGAGGTGACTAGAATAGAGTGATGCATTATAATGAATCACcaagaaaaccagaaataaaaactGTAAGACTCAAGTTTATGAACAAAAGAAGGGTTTCAAGGTTATATTTCCGTCCCTGAATGGTAATTAGATTTTTGTCTTGATAGAGGTTTTTGCTGAAAAATATGCACAAACACTTCCCTCCTTTAGGAGTTAGTCCGAATGAACTTGCCATTTACCTGGACAAAAAGGCATTGAAAAGTTGTCAGTGCcagaaacaataaaagtaaaatagtaTGAAACCTACTAAAAACTAGATTGGCatgaaattttctcattattttccaTTCTCATCCCTTGAGAATTCCTTATAAAATTCTGTCATAAATTCTTCTGTCTTGAACAGTATGAGTTAATCCAGCAGAAATTAGAAAGACAAAGACACTGAGAGGAAGCAAGTGAAAATTTCTAGTAACAGACAAATAGCCAATGTTGGCACTTTGCTCTATGTCATGTATTattaaataaagcaataaaatatcAAGCATTGACTCATTAACTTACTAGTCTCCTTCGCACATATTTTATTCTTATCTTAAAGACATACGGTACTTGATGTGGTATTTGCTATTATACATGAATTTTATTGTTAGTGGTCATCAAAATTTAGGGAATATAGAATAGAACTGTATTGTGGTATTGTGGGAGAATATATTACTTAAAATTAATGAAAGGTGACTATATCATCATTAATGAAACAAAAGACTTAAACATTCCAATTATGGTATGTGAAGTAGGTTTCTGCTTATACAAAATGTTTGAAGTGTAacagaaattttagaaaaatgctGTTACATACAGTCAGATTGTATGAAATGATTTATAAAATGCCAGTATGTCAGTCTTCCCTAGGCAAGGGGGAAAAGTCAGGTTGGTCCAAGTAGATAAGGGTGGGACTTCAAAtatgtctttattatttcttgaaataaatataaCTAAAACAAGCACATTGAACTATGTAAATATTTTGCTGTTGATTGTTATGTAGTAAATCTTGCAACTTTTATTATGagacaataattaataataaaaatgtactgaCCAATACATGTtcaaaaattcttaaaacatattCATGATGTACATTTTTCATAGAATGCACTTCCTAGTTTAAGAATTCACAATCTATATTTAAACTTTGTTTAGTATAGTATTAATATTACTTTTATGTTTATAGATGTCATCATATATCCAGACTAATGAAATATCAGAGTAATTAATGAATTCTTACTTTTCAATATAAAGAAGAATCTCATAAGTGGAGTCATAAGATATGTTCTTATGTAAGATATACATTGAGTTAGAAATGCTCTTCCTTTTCTTGACTCAATTATTCTTACAATTATGGTgcgcacattcatgcacacacacacacacacacacacacacacacacacacacacacacaagagtgaCTTTAGGTCATATCAGGAGAAAGAGCCTCTTTCTATTTCCAGTTAGTTCTTTATGCCTCATGCTTGTGATTGAAAAATTTGATCTGTCAGCTCAATGTTCCTGCCATCTTGCCTGATGTTTACTGTCATGCTTTCTCTCTATCCCTTACTATGATGGATGCTTACTACTCTGAAACCTTAAGCTCAAAGTAcatgttttcttctgtaaattgctttggccatggtatcTTATCATAGCCACAGAAATCAGAATATTAATTGAGTCATATCTAGAGGCAGGAGTCAAGACTGGTTGTAGATTTAAAACAGAATGCAGGGGAATAGTcttcttatcttttctttctgcatAATTAATGTTTATGAAATCAACATGTGTCAACAGAACTGATAGTAGGAATTTATTCTTCTGTAATTTGATGAGTAGTTCAGAAAATTCTGAGGCATACCAACATTGGTTCCCATTGCTTTAGAGGTACTTTAGGTTTACTTTGCTCTTTCTGGTATCTTTTTTCTAGGTATGGATGACTTCTCAAGGAAATGGCATGCCTTATTATTTGTAATAATATCATTTGCCACACTATTTACAAATGTTTCAGTATTTGTTGAAGAGAACTGAGGTTTAGGAACAATGGACAAGAGGAATAGAGTATAAGTGTATTAAAAACTGAACTACTAATCCAGtttacactttattttttaattctcttatttcttttttattaagaattttttattcattaaataatacagcttaaaaaatattaaatcacCAGTTCACAAGTTTCAAATACATCAAATTCAGTGACATTACTTATGGAAGATATATTGAATAGGTCATCCCAAAGAATTTATGAAGACTACGTACAAAATGTTTCAGTCATTATCATACCCACAACATGCTAATGAAAAAGTATCATTGCCCAACAAGATTCAGATCATTTTCACCTCTTCTTTTGTGTAATATTCAGCATCAATATGGAACTTTCAAACCAATCAGGTatttctgaattctttctcaTTGGACTGACATATGCTCAAGATGTTGAGTCATTTATTTTCACCTTGTTCCTGTCTATGTATCTTGTTACTGTCTTTGGAAACATTCTCATTATACTGGCTGTAAGCTCCGACTACCACCTCCAtactcccatgtacttcttcaTTGCCAATCTGTCCTTTACTGACATCTGTATAAGCACAACGATAATCCCAAAGATGCTAGTGAACATTCAAGCACAGGATCAAAGTATCAGCTACATGGGCTGCCTGTCCCAGGTgtgttttgtcttgatttttgGTGGCTTAGAAAGTTGTGTCCTTGctgtgatggcctatgaccgctactTGGCCATATGCCATCCCCTGAGGTACACAGTTATCATGAACCCTGTGCTCTGTGTGTTGCTGGTTCTTCTCTCACTGTTGATAAGTACCATGAATGCACTACTGCATAGTCTGATGTTGCTAAATCTAACCTTCTGCACAGACAATAAtatcttccatttcttctgtgaaCTTGTTCAAGTCATCAAACTTGCCTGCTCTGATACTTTCATCAATACTCTCCTCATATATACAGTTACTAGTGTATTCGCTGGCATTCCTCTTGCTGGAATTATTTTCTCCTATATTCAAATTGTGTCTTCCATTCTTAAGATTTCATCAGTCCAGGGACGGAATAAAGCCTTTTCCACCTGTGGCTCTCATCTCTCAGTAGTGTGCTTATTCTATGGGACAGCTTTTGCAGTGTATATGAGTTCTGCTGTTTCTGACTCTTCTGTTAAGAATGTAGTCTTTTCTATGATGTATATTATGGTTCCTCAAATACTGAACCCTTTTATATACAGTTTGAGgaacagagaaatgaaacaagCCATGAGACACCTTTTCTGTCGTCTTATCATCTCCATAAGTTGAGTTTACagaaacagaatgagagaaaCACTGGTAAGCCAGAATAACTAACTCCTCCATCatcaattcctttaaaaaatgactgTATCATAAGTTGTTTATGCATATTTCTATGTGGTTCTTAAATGTGacagtggtttttattttctaggtGTGTGATGttcaacaaataattttatttattatacatttcaTTTCTGTGACTTCTCTGAGGTAGATGTAAATAAGgtgtgttttattattgtttatttttaataaaattttattgacttttcttaaaagtaaaacCTAATATCATTTGGATAAGTATAAAGTTTATACAAGATCAAGTTTACATGTAAAACCTGGATACAGCCAGAATTCATACTTAATTACACTTTGGTTGAAACTTGTAGGAAGTTATGATTCACACTAACAAAAATTTCGTACTTTGTAAATAATGACTGAAAATTTCCCAGGAAGATAATCTTTATGAAGCTGTGATACCACCCCCATGATTGGCTTGTTATTTTACAAGTTTTGAGTGGCTTCAACTTATATTTTGATAAATGTCTTTGTTACTGAAGCTTCTATTATTtctcaaagagaaataaatattacCTAGCATATCGTTATAAAGCCTTTTACTCATTATTACAACTTGAGAATTTTTTAACTCATAGTTTCAGGTATTAGAGCTTCCTTGATTCCATATGAAGTCAGGTCTTGGTAGGACACATTTGGCATAGAGGCTCCAGGTATTTCATATGAACATGACACATGCAAATTGAAGTGTGTCATCCATTTATCTAGTTTATTCTTTACAATAGACCTTTCATTATGGTAAGACCAAGTTAATGCTGATTATGAAATTAATACCTTGCATTGTGATTTTCCTCACTGTGAATAAAATTTTCTGTAATGAGACACTATATAACACTTATGAACAATAAGGATACATCTAAGATCTCCGATACATCTAAGGTAACATATATTAGGCTTGTGACCACTAAATATAATTTCATCTACTCCTATACAGAAAACATATATAGGTGGATATAGGGTTTATTCGCATGAAAGAACAGATATATCATGTTATTTGATTCAGAATTGCATTTATATCATAGGAATACTCTCAATAATGAAAATAGTAAAGGGAGAAATTTAAGTTGAGAAAGGAAGACAATAGTTGTGGTCAGGGTGTATATAACAGGATAACTGAGAATGAATACTAACAATACTATCCATGTATggaatataattaaatttatgcATGTATACTGTagcaagaataaaagaataagaaacagCTGTGAATGTCCCCTTACAAATTAATGACTGCTAGGATAGTAGGATATTTCTGTAAAACTCAagaacattttcatgattttaatgATAAACACAGAGAATAATGGTTTCAGTCTAACCATTAGTTACCTTTGTTGGGGGTAGAACTGGGAAATTTTTATAGTAATATTTAATATTGGTACTTTAGGTGATTCATAGAATAATTAATGAATGGATATATTTCTGTTATTGTCTATATTTAATCTATATTGCTTTCATTTAAACTTGAATATAGTTGAtagcattaataaaataaaaaattacattttgaaagaaattttaaacagcctttacttaaaattattaacTCATATGGAGTGAATAAGCATAGTGAAATCTGTGTTAATAAATATGCAATAAtattaaagatattaaataaaggattttttaaatggaaaggaaaaggatCACTTCTCTCCCCATGAAATAATGATTAAAATCTAGACAATCATCCTGAGTATGTGGAAACCTCTTCATATAGTGACATCTGGTGgtttatttctcactttctttatAAAGTGATGTT encodes:
- the LOC114688470 gene encoding olfactory receptor 7G2-like translates to MELSNQSGISEFFLIGLTYAQDVESFIFTLFLSMYLVTVFGNILIILAVSSDYHLHTPMYFFIANLSFTDICISTTIIPKMLVNIQAQDQSISYMGCLSQVCFVLIFGGLESCVLAVMAYDRYLAICHPLRYTVIMNPVLCVLLVLLSLLISTMNALLHSLMLLNLTFCTDNNIFHFFCELVQVIKLACSDTFINTLLIYTVTSVFAGIPLAGIIFSYIQIVSSILKISSVQGRNKAFSTCGSHLSVVCLFYGTAFAVYMSSAVSDSSVKNVVFSMMYIMVPQILNPFIYSLRNREMKQAMRHLFCRLIISIS